The nucleotide sequence CCTCGGCCGAGATCCCATGTTCGACGAATCGCGCCTGCACGAACTTCCGAAGCATGTCGGCTTCCATCTCCCGTTGCTGCTCGGTGCGAATGGAGAGTTCCAGACCACCGATCTCCTTTTCCTTAGCTGCCACCAGCGCCAGTAGTTCGTTCAGTTTAGTGGATGAGGAGTCGGGCAACGGCTCCCCACCTTTCTGGGTTATGGCCGTCAGTCTTTGGTGGGTCTTCGCTCGGTCGATACTCTGGGCGCACACCGGGCAGTGGTCGCCGAGGTGCTCAAGGGCAAGCAATGCCAAAACCCGCAACTGCTCGTCTTTTTGCTTCAGCTCAGCCTGCATCCGCCTCATTTCTGCCTGTCTGTCCTGTTCCTGCGTGACCGATTGGCGTAGCGTGCTTAGTTCGTTCGTGAGCGCGACTGACCTTGCCCGTAGTTCAGCAACGTCGCCCCGAGGCGGCAATGCCTCCAATTGGACAAGCTGCGGTTGCAGTAAGCGCAGAGACTGGCCGCTTCGTTCGGAAGCCACCCGTTTCATTTCGATTTCTTTAATCGCTGTGTCGATCGCGCGCCCGGCGTCCCGCGCCACCGGCTCGGGAGCCGTCCCGGTAATCCCCAGCGCGTTTAGTTCCGTCCACCATTTGCTCCATTCAGCCGGGTTGACCGGGGTAGCGACCGAGGGATAGCGAGCGGTGAGTTCCCGAGCCCGCGCCAGCACATTGGCCAAGACAAGCCGGGTTTCCTCCAAATCACTGACACGTTGATTGGTGACGGTTGACCACGCTTTTTTGGCCCGCTCCAACGCCCCTTGAAGTTCGGTAACACGACCGGCCCCAAACAATTCACTGACCGAGGTGAAGCGATCATGATCGTCCGCCGGCTCGATGAAATGGCGCAGGACATCCTGCTGTAAGTAAACACTGCGGGTCAGGACAGAAGCGAGTGCCGCCAGCGGCTCGGTCCCCGTTTGGGCCTCAGGCCAAACCAATTGCAGCAGCCGACCTTCGGCCGAAGGTCCAGAAAGTAGTCCCTCCGGGGTTTCAAGGGCCACCCGCGCTTCCCCTGTTTCCCGGTCGCAGCTGCGCGTCACTTTGAAGAGCCGGCCGGCTGCGTCGCAGAGCGTAAGCAGAGCGCGAGCCTGGCCGGATTCAGCGTAAAGCGAAACGACACTGGCGCCCTCGGCTGCCAGCCGAGGAATCCTCCCGCATAGCGCCCACAGAATACCGTCGAAGAGCGAAGTCTTACCATTCCCGTTCGCCCCCACCACAATGATGGCGTCAGCATTCAGGTCGAAGGCCTGGGTTTTTGCAAACCCGCGGAAACCGGAAAGTTCTAGCCCGACGATCTTCATTTCTTGGTCAAGGTTTCGTGCAGCTGATCCATGATTGGAGCCTGCGTCTTGAAGGCTTTCAGGACGGCCTCGGTCGCGTTGCGGGGAACTTCTGAGCGAGCCAACAAGTCCGGTAGCAGATCGAGCACGGATGCCGGCGCCGGCACCGAGACTCCCTCGTTTAGCGGCAATAGCGGTCGCAATACGCGCGCTGCCGCGCCCGGCAGCTTCAATTCCACGCCTGATGCCACCAGTTTCCGAATTCGGTTGGTGTCGTATCGGATATGTTCCAGTTGCGCAGACTCGGAAGGCGCGACGGCCGGGGTGAGTAAAACCAAATAGCCATCCCATGATTTCGATTCAGTCTGTGCAACGTTCTGCGAGATGATTTCCACCAATGACCCTTGCAGGTCGGGCCAAGACTGCAGCAACTCAGTGCAGCTGTCGAAAATGGCGACGCCAACTACGTTATATTTGTCCTCAAAGAGCCGCGCGTGCGACGTATCCCAGTCCGTGAAACGCCCTTCAATCCGTCGGTAGCCTCCAGCCATCAAGGTTTCAGAGGCCACCGCCATTAGTTCAGCGCTCGTGTTGTCGGGGGTATCGCTCATGGGACGATAGCAGCGACCAGGGCCGGGTTCGCGCGTAGAGTTTCGAGATGATGATAAGATAGGGAAGTCTGTCCGGTGATGATGTCGTTGGCGGGGCCTTCACCACGAACTAAGTCGGTGGGCGGCGTGATCGTCACGGGGCCGTCAGAGGTCGCGGCCACCAAGGTCGCCGTGGGCTGAATGCCACGCGTGCGCCACTGCGGCCGGCGCTGGTTGATTCGGGTTTCGATACTGGCAGTCTTCCGATGCCCACAGCCCGAAGCAACGATTACAGCAGAGATGACTTTTCCGCCACGCCGGAATTCGACCAAGCCGTCTTCTGCGACACTGACCTCGGTTGTCGAGTTGCGGGCGATATACGCAATGCCCAGCAGGAGATCAGCCTGCAACGGCGAGACGTTTCCGTCCATCGGCTGGTATGGACGTTTGTCGTTCAAGAGCCAATTTGCCCTAATCCTGCCAGCCGTGACAACCCCATGCCCGCGCAACTGTGCAAGGATTGGGGTCAGGTTCTCGTTGGTATGATTGTTCTCCAGAGCTTTTTCCTGGGCCGATGCAGCAAGCAGTTGGTGATGCTCAACTACGAGCCGGTCCGCTAGTTGCCGCATGAAATCGCACCAACCCATCTGGATGTAACGATCGTCGGCCAGTTGCATCTGTTGGAAAAATCCCGAACCCGCGCTTGGAGATGGATTCACCAGATACTGCCGCGTTGCGGCCGGAATCGCTTGCCGCATCAGCTTGGCGCTCTCCAGAAGCACGGTTACCGCGGTCCCGATTCCAGCGAATACCACCACCGGCCTGACGAGCACGTGCTGCGTAATTTGCTGTTCCCAATTTCCCTGCCACTCAGCCTGAATGGTCACGGTTCTCAGGACCCAGGCATTGGGATCGACTTCATTGGCGCTGCGATGAAGATAGTAAATGTTGTGGTTCGTTTGATTGCCAAGGTGGTGGGGCCCTTCAATAATGCCAACAATGTCGCCACAGGACAACGCGGCCACCGCCGCCGTAATGGCGACATCGTAGTTCAAAGTGACGATGGAGGCTATGGCACGTTCGGTTAACAGGGCCGCTGCGATGAGATAGCCCTCGTTGGGCATTTTCGCATGAAGCTGGTAGCGTTGCCGCAAACGAGTCACCAAGGGTTCCTGCGTCCCTGCTTTCAGAAAAACCAGATCCGCCAACACCGAGAGATCGTCGGGCTTGGTGCATTCCCCTGCGGCAAGAAATCCGTCAGCGACAAAATCGTCATGAAGAGCCTGGGAGCATACCCGCGCGACCGGGACCCCGGTAGGTGCTTCGACTGAACAACCAGCGCCCAGAATAAGGGCCAAGCGTCCACCGCCAGGAGCCACAACGGCTTGGTTTAGTTCAACAGGAAGGGGCATGGGCTAAGCATATCGTGAATATCAGGACGTGCAGGCCCGGCACGCGTGTGCAGACCAAACTGGATTTGATTTTGGGGCAAGGCTCATCGGCAAGGCCTTCCCGCACCTCCCGAAACCAGGCATGAAGCACTACCAGCCGGCCAGACGGCCAAGCCTGTTGAGACAATCCCAGGCATCATCAGATCGCAGAGCCCTGGACGAGGCACAATTGCGACTCCGAAAAGGGTCAATGGGTTGACGAAGGGCCTTCCCGTTACTGGAGACCGAGAAAATGATCCCTTCGACCAAGCGTTTTGCCAAGTCGATGTGACCGCGCGATTGTCATTAACACGTTTCGGCGCGAATATCGGCGCAATCAGACCGGATACAGGTAGTCAAGGAGCGCCGACGGGCCCCGATTCATAAGTTTGTCCAACACATCGTATTCCTCCGTGGTGGCCAGGCGAAAGCCAAAGGCCCGGAATTCGCGAGCGGCTTCCTGCAGCCCCAGCTCACTCACGTTGGGGAAAGCCTCCTGCAATGTGCAAAAAAAGGCCGGGCATGGATTCTTCTTCCCGGCGTATCGCTCCGGTAGCTTGAGCTGAGAAATGTGCTTCGGGAAGTAACGATAGAGCCGGCTCAAAACATTGATTCCAGTCCGAGAATAGGTTTCATCCCGCCAGATAAGCCGGTCAATTTGCTCGACGGTGAAGCGATCTCCAAAGATTTCGGCCAACCGGAACAGTAGTTCGACGATCTTGTTGCCCTTGGGTGTGCCCCAAATCTCCAAGCCCATGGCGACAGCCCGGTCGATCACAGCCCCGATTGGAAAAGGATCGGGCAAGGGTCCGACTTCCACCAAGAGATCCGTCAGGGTGGTCAGCATCTTCGCGTTATCCTGCCGGGATGCGGCGCGGACGGTATCCGAGAGACTCAAAACCAGTTGTTCATGGGTTTCGCCGCGCGCCATTTGCTGTAGTTCGCCCGTCAGCCCGCGACGAAAATCGTGCGCTGACGGGATCCATACGGTAATGGATTCGGGAAGATCCTGAAAGCGGACGCCTTCCTGCCGCTGCGAAAGCCACCAACGTTGAACCCAGAGATACCAGGCGCGCTCCTTACTGCGGTCCATCCAGACCAGGACTAGCGGAATACGAAGATTTTCACCGATGTGAACGAGGTCCTTGGGAAGTTGGCAGGCCACCCGGCCCTGCTTTTGAGTGGCAGTTGTGGTGGATTTGACCTGCAGCTTGATGAGTTCTCCGGCGACCGCTGGAATCGCTAACTCGAGTTCAATATCCATCCCAAAATCATGCTGCACCTGGTGGCGCACTATCCAGTTTTCGGACGCCTCAGCCACCCAAACAGCCGAAGCCTCGGCTTTTGCACCAACGGCTTGTTGCTGACTTCTCGTCTTAGCCATGATGTTTGAAATTTTGTCGCGCCGGGGAGATGACTACAAGCCTGCCCTACTCAACTTCCTTCAGGATGCGCAGGATCTGCTCTTACCCGGCACGCAATCTTGCAAGGTATGGACGTATCCCTCATTGGCGCTCGCGGTCGCCTAAGAGCCATCCACTTTGCAACGTTTATTTTACAATTAGCCTACGCTCTCCGCAAGGTATCGGGGTGAGTAAGTTGTCTCACCTGTTAATTCGTAAGCCTCAGTTAACTCCCCCCTTACGGCCGAGTGGCTGGTCTTTAGATCCCCAGTGGCCGTGAGGATCGGCCTGAGTAGCAGTTTTCGACAATATTCCGCGCCACTTTCGACCCAAACCCACCGCCCGGCTGGCCCAGCCAGCGGCGGCCAGCCGGCCCGCACCGGCCGGGCCGGGCGGGCGGGGTCGTGACTCAGACCAGCGGGGTCTCGCCGGGGACCGGTACCTTCACCGCGGGGGCATCGCCGAAGGCGTAGGCCGCGGGCGTGAGGTCGAGCTTCGAGTTGGCGAGCAACCAGCCGTAGCTGACCTCGCGGCCCGTGTAGGCGGACATGCGGCCGAGGATGGCGGTCAGCGTGGACTCGGCGACCTGCTTGCCCTCGTTGAGCGGCGTGCCGGCGCGAATACTGCGGATCAGGTCGATGTGCTCCTGATCGTAGGGATTCACGAGCTGGCCGGAGTATTTCCACGGCTGCTCGCCGCGGATCGTGCCCGACGGATCGGCCGAGCCCTTCGTGCCGGTGAGACGCTCGCTGACGCGCGTCGAGGTGCCGGGCACCTGGCGGCACATGCTCTGCACCCGCGCGCCGTTGGCGTATTCAAACTCGATGGCGAAATGATCCCAGGCATCGCCGTACTTCGCGTCGGTGCGGCTCTGGCGCCCGCCCATGCCGTAGGCCTTCACCGGGGGGCCGCCGAAGGCCCAGTTCATCACGTCGATGTTGTGCATGTGCTGCTCGACGATGTGATCGCCGCTCAGCCAGGTAAAATAGAGCCAGTTGCGCATCTGGTATTCCATCTCCGTCCACTCCGGCTTGCGGCCGTTGTGCCAGAGGCCCTCCTGCATCCAGTAGCAGGAGCCGCCGGTGAGCTCGCCGATGGCACCGTCCTTGATCCGGGCCATGGTCTCGAGGTAATCCGCCGAGTGCCGGCGCTGCGTGCCGGCGACGATCGCGAGCTTCTTTTGCGCGGCGATTTCCGCCACGCGGATGACCAGCCGGGCGCCCATGGGATCCACGGCCACGGGCTTCTCCATGAACACGTGCAACCCCGCATCGACGGCCGCCTGCAGGTGCAGCGGGCGGAACTGCGGCGGCGTGACCAGGAGCACCAGATCGATGCCGGAGGCCATCACCTGCTTGTAGGCGTCAAAGCCGGTGAAACAGCGCTCGCGCGTCACGGCAAACTGATCGGCGGGCAGCGGGGCCCGGCCCTCGCCCTTTCCCCCCTGGGTGAATTCCTTCATCGCCCCGTCCACGCGGTCGGCGAAGGCGTCGCCGAGGGCCACGAGCTGGACCGAGGGGTCGGCCGCGAGGCAGTTGCGCACGGCGCCCATGCCGCGGCCGCCGCAGCCGACGAGCCCGACGCGGATGCGGTCGGAACCGGCGGCGAAGACCGGCGTGAGGGAACCGAGCAACGGGAGAAGCGAGGCGGCGGCACCGGTCTTGAGGAACTGGCGGCGCGAATAACCGGAGAACGAGGGGACATTCATGACGGAGGGGGTTGACGGTGGGGCGACGCCGGGGGGCGACGCGTTATCCGAGGGGTGCGATCAGTCCATGAATTTCCCGCCCGGGCGCAAACCTGTTCACCCGAAAGGCCAAGCGATGCGCAGTGATTGCTAACCCGCGAGACGACCGGCCCGCCGAATCCGCCGACTCGCCCCTTGCCACGCCGCGTTTCCGGGCGATTTTCAGGGTCGTGCCGCTGCGCTACCTCACCCTCGATTTCAATTCCTTCTTCGCTTCGGTGGAGCAGCAGGAACGGCCGGAGCTCCGCGGCCGGCCGGTCGGCATCGTGCCGGTGATGGCCGAGACGACCGGTTGCGTGGCGATCAGCCTCGAGGCCAAGGCCGCGGGCCTCACCCGCAACGCCCGCGTGTCCGACGCCCGCCAGCTCTGTCCCGGCATCGTCATCGTCGAGGCCCGCCCCGAAACCTACATTCAGTACCACCGGGCCCTCGCGGCGGTCATCAAGACCCACGTCCCCGAGACCAAGATGCAGTCGATCGACGAAATGACCGCCCGGCTGCACGCATTCCTGAACCGCACGCAGGCGGAGCAACTGGCCCGGGAGATCAAGGCCGACATCGCGCGCCAAGTCGGTCCCCTCCTCCGCAGTTCCATCGGCATCGCCCCGACCTGGCTGCTCGCCAAGGTGGCCTCGGACATGCAGAAACCCGACGGGCTCGTAATCCTCGATGACGAGGATATCCCCGGGAAGCTCCTGCACCTGAAGCCGGGTGACATCGCCGGCATCGGCCCCAACATCCAGCGTCGCCTCGAGGAACATGGCATCACCACCATGGCGCAGCTTTATGCCGCCAACGTGCACGAATTCCGCGGCATCTGGGGCGGCGTCCGCGGCGAGCAGGTCTGGCGCCTCCTGCATGGCGAGGATCTCGACTACTTCGAGCAGCGGGAAGGCCAGACCATCGGCCACGGCCAGGTGCTGCCTCCGGCCAAACGCAACCACGCCGACGCCCTCGCCGGACTGCACCGCCTGCTGCAGAAGGCCGCGATGCGGCTGCGCCATTCCCAGTATTTTGCCGGGGCGCTGCACGTGTCGGTCGACTACGCCGACGAGGCCCACTGGTCGGACGAGATGCAGCTGACCGAGACCCAGGACACGCTGCGCCTGACGCACGCGCTCAACGAGATCTGTCGCCGGCGCCCGGAGAAATTCAACCGCCGCAAGCCACTGCGCATCGGCGTGCACCTCACCGCGCTCATCGACACCAAGCTGCACACCCCGGACCTGTTCGAGGAGCGGACGGAGCAGACGCGTGGCAAGCTCTTCGAGGCGGTGGATCACCTCAACAAGGTCCTCGGCAAGAACACCGTTTACTTGGGTGGCGCCCACGGTGCCACGAAGGACGCCCCGATGCGAATTGCGTTCACGCGCATCCCCGAGCCCGAGATCGAGGAGATCGACCGCAGCTACGAGGGACGCCTGAAAAAGAAAACACCCCCGCCGAAGGAGCCGGAGGTGTGGTGAGGGGGATTTAATGTAGCCTGGCTCGCTGAGCCCGGTCCGGGGTCAGCGACCCCGGTTACAGCTGTTGCCCTCAATCGATGATCCCTTCCTTCCGCAGCACCTGTTCGAAATTTTCGCGGGTGATCAGGATGCCGCTGGTGCGGGTGTCGGCCGGCGGGACGGTGCCGTCCTTGATCCAATGATAGAGCATCTCGGCGGTCTGGAAGCCCTCCTGCGGGGCGGAGACGAGCATCGAGCCGTGGAAGCCGGTGGGCTTCGCCTTGCGCAACTCGTCGATGCAGTCGGTGCCGTTGATGCCGATGCCGATCACGTTCTCCGCGGTGAAGCCGCGGCCCTCGGTCGCGCGGATGGCGCCGAGCACGGCGTTGTCGTTCATGCCGAGGACGAGCCAGCGCTTCACGTCCGGGTGCTGGGTGAGCAGGATGTTGGCGGCATCGAGGCTGCCCGGGATGTCGGTGGTCTTTTGCGGTGCCTTGAAAATGCGGTCGGCCGGAAACCCCGCGGCCCGGAGGGCGGCGATGGAGGCGTCGGTGCGCTCGCGCGCGGTGTCGAGTTCCTCGAAGGTGATGGCGCACACAGCGGTCTCCGCCACCGGCCAGCCGCGGCGCTGCATCTCCGCGTAAAGCGCCTCGCCCTGTGCGGCGCCGATCTTGCTGGCCGACATGCCGAGGTAGGGCACCTCGGTCATGAACTTGCCGTCGGCCGACACGAACTGGTCGTCCACGGTGATGAGCTTGAGCCCCTTGAGTTTCGCGCGCGCCGCGATGGCGGGCCCGAGGCGGACATCGGGCGTGCAGATCACGAAACCCTGCGCCCCGCCGGCCACGAGGCTGTCGATGGCGGTCATGACCTTCTCGCCGTCGGTCACGCCGAGCTTCACCACCTCGAAACCGTACTGCTTCGCGGCCGCATCGGCACCCTTCCATTCGAACTGGAACCAGGGTTCCTCGGGCTGCTTCACCAGGAAACCGATCTTGATCTTCGCCGGCGCGGAGGCGGGCGCGGGCGTGGCGGTTTGTTTGCTGCAACCGGCCAGCAGACCGGCGCTCAGGAGGATCAGGACCAGTGGGGCGGGGATTTTCATGGGGTATGCGCCCCGGTGATAGGCCGGGCGCACGGCGCGGGCAAGCCCACACGCCCGGCCCCGGGCCCGGGTCCCGCGATCGGGCTTCCCTTTATCCGCGGGATGCCGCTAGCTGCAGGCCTCGCCATGCCCTCCCCTGTTGACGTGCAACTCATCGGCCCCGAGGTCGCCATCCGCTGGGATGACGGCCAGGAAAGCTACATCACCTTCGCCACGCTGCGGGCGGCTTCGCCGAGCGCGGAGGTCAAGGGCGAGCGCGACATCTTCGGCACGGTCTATGGCGGCGAAGCCCCGCGGGACTACCGCGGCGTCGAGGTGACCGGCTGGGAACGCGTGGGCAACTACGCGATCCGCTTCGATTTCAGCGACGGCCACCGCACGGGGCTGTATGCCTACGAGCTGTTGCGGAAGCTGGGGGAAGCCCCGAAGTAGGACCGGGCTTTGACCGGCCCTACCCGCTCACTTCCCCGCCACGACCCCGCGTTCGCTCTTCGTGACGAAATTCAGGAAGTGCTGGAACTCCGGCGCGCTCGCCAGTTTGTGCTGGCGCATGTGCTCGAAAGCCTGGGTGCGGTTGTAGCCCGAGCGGTAGAAGAGCCGGAAGGCCTGCTTGATCGCGTCGAGCTGCTCCACCGTGAATTCATGGCGCTCGAGGCCGACCTTGTTGATGGAGCGGGCGATGGCGGCGTTGCCGTCGGCGATGATGTAGGGCGGCACGTCCTGCACGACCTTCGACATGGCGCCGAGCATGGAGTGGCTGCCGACGCGGCAGAACTGGTGCACGCCGGAACCCCAGCCGATGTTGACATGGTCCTCCACGACCACATGCCCGGCCAGCGCGGACTGCGCGCTCATCACGAGGTGGTGGCCGACGATGCAGTCGTGGGC is from Lacunisphaera limnophila and encodes:
- a CDS encoding AAA family ATPase; the protein is MKIVGLELSGFRGFAKTQAFDLNADAIIVVGANGNGKTSLFDGILWALCGRIPRLAAEGASVVSLYAESGQARALLTLCDAAGRLFKVTRSCDRETGEARVALETPEGLLSGPSAEGRLLQLVWPEAQTGTEPLAALASVLTRSVYLQQDVLRHFIEPADDHDRFTSVSELFGAGRVTELQGALERAKKAWSTVTNQRVSDLEETRLVLANVLARARELTARYPSVATPVNPAEWSKWWTELNALGITGTAPEPVARDAGRAIDTAIKEIEMKRVASERSGQSLRLLQPQLVQLEALPPRGDVAELRARSVALTNELSTLRQSVTQEQDRQAEMRRMQAELKQKDEQLRVLALLALEHLGDHCPVCAQSIDRAKTHQRLTAITQKGGEPLPDSSSTKLNELLALVAAKEKEIGGLELSIRTEQQREMEADMLRKFVQARFVEHGISAEESSVRARQLEEGISKNDSHAARLKELQHQGEALALAVSQSVAQLALSETKVESERLQKLIQERQQAIASRNASGEMAQRVIEGLREAASAVVEQRLQQVEPLLQNIYSRIDPHPAFETVKFLSRVTKGRGLLSTVVQDSQEDLSCQHPPLVMSSSQVNALAVSIFLSFNFGVTQPPLASLLLDDPLQCLDDVNLLGLVDLLRRTKDRRQLCVSTHDQRFANLLARKLRPADTTGRTIVIELVGWQREGPEVHTREILSDPVPLRLAAS
- a CDS encoding DUF4365 domain-containing protein, with protein sequence MAKTRSQQQAVGAKAEASAVWVAEASENWIVRHQVQHDFGMDIELELAIPAVAGELIKLQVKSTTTATQKQGRVACQLPKDLVHIGENLRIPLVLVWMDRSKERAWYLWVQRWWLSQRQEGVRFQDLPESITVWIPSAHDFRRGLTGELQQMARGETHEQLVLSLSDTVRAASRQDNAKMLTTLTDLLVEVGPLPDPFPIGAVIDRAVAMGLEIWGTPKGNKIVELLFRLAEIFGDRFTVEQIDRLIWRDETYSRTGINVLSRLYRYFPKHISQLKLPERYAGKKNPCPAFFCTLQEAFPNVSELGLQEAAREFRAFGFRLATTEEYDVLDKLMNRGPSALLDYLYPV
- a CDS encoding Gfo/Idh/MocA family protein — protein: MNVPSFSGYSRRQFLKTGAAASLLPLLGSLTPVFAAGSDRIRVGLVGCGGRGMGAVRNCLAADPSVQLVALGDAFADRVDGAMKEFTQGGKGEGRAPLPADQFAVTRERCFTGFDAYKQVMASGIDLVLLVTPPQFRPLHLQAAVDAGLHVFMEKPVAVDPMGARLVIRVAEIAAQKKLAIVAGTQRRHSADYLETMARIKDGAIGELTGGSCYWMQEGLWHNGRKPEWTEMEYQMRNWLYFTWLSGDHIVEQHMHNIDVMNWAFGGPPVKAYGMGGRQSRTDAKYGDAWDHFAIEFEYANGARVQSMCRQVPGTSTRVSERLTGTKGSADPSGTIRGEQPWKYSGQLVNPYDQEHIDLIRSIRAGTPLNEGKQVAESTLTAILGRMSAYTGREVSYGWLLANSKLDLTPAAYAFGDAPAVKVPVPGETPLV
- a CDS encoding DNA polymerase Y family protein, translated to MPLRYLTLDFNSFFASVEQQERPELRGRPVGIVPVMAETTGCVAISLEAKAAGLTRNARVSDARQLCPGIVIVEARPETYIQYHRALAAVIKTHVPETKMQSIDEMTARLHAFLNRTQAEQLAREIKADIARQVGPLLRSSIGIAPTWLLAKVASDMQKPDGLVILDDEDIPGKLLHLKPGDIAGIGPNIQRRLEEHGITTMAQLYAANVHEFRGIWGGVRGEQVWRLLHGEDLDYFEQREGQTIGHGQVLPPAKRNHADALAGLHRLLQKAAMRLRHSQYFAGALHVSVDYADEAHWSDEMQLTETQDTLRLTHALNEICRRRPEKFNRRKPLRIGVHLTALIDTKLHTPDLFEERTEQTRGKLFEAVDHLNKVLGKNTVYLGGAHGATKDAPMRIAFTRIPEPEIEEIDRSYEGRLKKKTPPPKEPEVW
- a CDS encoding arabinose ABC transporter substrate-binding protein, coding for MKIPAPLVLILLSAGLLAGCSKQTATPAPASAPAKIKIGFLVKQPEEPWFQFEWKGADAAAKQYGFEVVKLGVTDGEKVMTAIDSLVAGGAQGFVICTPDVRLGPAIAARAKLKGLKLITVDDQFVSADGKFMTEVPYLGMSASKIGAAQGEALYAEMQRRGWPVAETAVCAITFEELDTARERTDASIAALRAAGFPADRIFKAPQKTTDIPGSLDAANILLTQHPDVKRWLVLGMNDNAVLGAIRATEGRGFTAENVIGIGINGTDCIDELRKAKPTGFHGSMLVSAPQEGFQTAEMLYHWIKDGTVPPADTRTSGILITRENFEQVLRKEGIID
- a CDS encoding gamma-butyrobetaine hydroxylase-like domain-containing protein, coding for MPSPVDVQLIGPEVAIRWDDGQESYITFATLRAASPSAEVKGERDIFGTVYGGEAPRDYRGVEVTGWERVGNYAIRFDFSDGHRTGLYAYELLRKLGEAPK
- the lpxA gene encoding acyl-ACP--UDP-N-acetylglucosamine O-acyltransferase, which produces MAQQIHPTAIIEPGAQLGEDVIIGAYAFVGGKAVIGDGTVLHHHANVEGRTTIGRQCEIFPFSCVGTKTHDLKYKGGEPGLVVGDRNVFREYVSVHGATNEADYTRMGDDNVMLAYSHIAHDCIVGHHLVMSAQSALAGHVVVEDHVNIGWGSGVHQFCRVGSHSMLGAMSKVVQDVPPYIIADGNAAIARSINKVGLERHEFTVEQLDAIKQAFRLFYRSGYNRTQAFEHMRQHKLASAPEFQHFLNFVTKSERGVVAGK